The genomic stretch AGAAAATGTGTAAAGTGTTAAATAAGGGATATTGGTCTCATTACATGCATTAATAGCATTTCTTACAGCATTAATGGCATTTTTGTGACCGAAGCTTCTTTCTTCGCCACGAGATTTAGCCCATCTCCCATTACCATCCATAATGATGGCTACGTGTTTTGGTAAATTCTCAGAATTTATTTTATCTTTAATCAACGACATATTAATTAATCACAATAACATGGAGGTCTTCCAAACGAAAACGTCAATCCTAAACTGAATGTATTCAACCAGTCTTTGGATCTATCATCTCCAATATTTCTCTTTTTAATAAACTCTTCTTCTCTTTCCTTCGCAACAGCATAATAGTTTCCAGATTGTAATAAAGAACCTCCAGAAGCCGGATCCAAGATATCGGCATTAAAGGAGCTTTTTACATCCTCAGAAAGAATTTTACTATGATCAAGCTGGTCTGTCAAAGTATATCTAAATGTTGCTTCTGCAAATATAGCCCAACTATGGTTAAATTTATACTTTAAACCTACACCAAAAGGGATATGCATGGTAACTTTTTTTCCTAATGAATATTCGGTAGTGGTTTTAAAATCCATTTCATTAATCGGAGCCAAAGCCACACCATCCGGATCTCTTCTGAAATCATGAGAGAGATTAGCTTTAGGAGCATCAAACATTAAGGCACCCACACCTCCGAAAATATATGGACTTACCATACTTATCTGTTCATTATTAACTGGGAAAAAATTATATTCAAACATTAAACTTGCTTCGTATACGTTATTTTTCCCGTATGCATTTCTATTTCTTCTATATTCTTCTTTTGCAGCTTTATCGCTAAACTGAACCTGGTTATACCCTAAATCCAATCTAACTGTTTGGTGAGGGTTAAAATTAAATCTATATAAAATACCACCATAAAACGGGATCCCCCAATCCGACATTCTATTTAAATCCAACGGCTTTTGTAAAATATAACTTGTGCTCCCTACATCACCCACTAGGTTACTCATACCTAGACGAACCCCCAATTCGTTTCTTTGTGCTTTAACACTCACCACTCCAAGGAAGGCAAGGAAGCTAAACAATAATTTTTTATTCATAAAAGAATATGGATTTATGGTTATTTTAAAATTTAATTTTTGCAAATATAAAACATTTTTATATTAATGATAATCTTAATGTTTAGTTAAAAATAAACAAAAAAACATAATTTGTTATAAAGTAAACGACAAAGTGGCGAAAATATTCTTTTTTTCATAGAATGAATATACACAAAGTATAAAAAAACCCCCATGGAATGAGGGTTTAAGGCTCTATTTTTTATTAAACATTCTCTGCATCCTGTTCCTTATTCTAATTAATAACGGTTCTTTATAATTTTTGTCCTCATCAAAATACCCATAACCATAGCCGTAGCCGTAACCATAACCGTAACCGTAGCCCTGTTTCGTATTATAGTCGTTATAAATAAGTCCCAGATGTTCAATTTCATTATTCTGATACTTCTCTGTGATCAGCTTCATCATATATTTCTCAGTATACTCATGACGCACTACATAGATGTTAGCATCAGAATATTTCATAAGTTCATAAGAATCAGCTACCAAACCTACCGGCGGCGAATCTATGATAATGAAATCATATTTTTCTTTCAGTTCTTCTAAAAATCTTACATTTTTCTGACTCATCAATAATTCTGAAGGGTTTGGAGGAATAGGTCCTGAGGTAGCAACATCCAGATTCGGGATTGTGGTATGATTAATAATCTGGTCAATATTCACTTCGCCTGTAAGATAATTTGAGATCCCATATTTATTATCAATCTTAAAGTCACCAAAGATTTTTGGTTTTCTAAGGTCCATCCCTAAAAGGATTGTTTTTTTATCACTTAATCCTAATACGGAAGCCAAGTTAATGGAAACATACGTTTTTCCTTCTCCACCTACTGAGGATGTTACCAGAATCACTTTGCCTTTTTCATCTTCGTTATTCATCAGGAATCTCATATTAGCCCGAATTCCTCTAAAGGCTTCTGACACAGATGATTTTGGTTGTTCCAGAACAGTAAGCATGTTTTCACTGCTGTTATTTCCAATGACTCCAAGAAGCGGGATCCTTGTTACTCCAAGTAATTCTTTAATATTTCTGATTTTATTATCAAGCAATTCACCAATCAGAATAAACAATACTGGCAGAAACAGCATTCCTCCTATTATTCCTGCTTTTGCCATTTTAATATTAGGGCTTACAGGTCTTTGTCCAATATTCTTGGCAGGGTCAATCACGCTAATATCAGACTGATTGGTAGCAACATTCATCTGAGCTTCATTTTGTCTGTTTAAAAGACTATTATAGGTAGCTTCAATCATATTATACCCCCTTTCGGCATCCAGATATTTTCTTTCTTTTTCAGGGTAAGATGTTAAATCAGAATTAGCATCGGCAACCTGGCTATCAATTTTGTTGATCTCATCATAATATTTGGTGTAGTAGTTTTTCAAACTATTAAAAGAGCCTGTTTTAGCTTCATTAATCAACCTGTTTACTTCCTTCATGGGCTCTGAAGCTGGCTTATAAATTTGAGCTAATTCTGATCTTTTGGTATACAAAGCCTTAAGCTCACTCACAGAAGCTGAGAAAAATCCATCTTCAAAACCGGCAGCATTGGTAGCAATCATTTTATCAAAATTCTGTGACTGAAGGGTATTTTTGATATTATTAAGAGAGGTAATTTTACTTACAATATCAGCTTTTTTGGCTTCAAGATCTTTTATTTTCTCAAGAGATTTCTCGTCTCTGTCTTTAATATTATAAAGTTTTTCTGAGGTTTTCAAATAGTTCAGAACAAGGGCTGCAGAATCCAGTTTTTTACGGATTCCATCTAAGCTTCCCTGCAGATAAGCAGTAGTGTTTTTATTAACTGTATTTTTATCTTCAAGTCTTTTTTTCTGAAGTTCAGCAACTGATTTATTCAAGAAGTTTACTGTACTGTTAAGATTATAACCTTTTTTATTGATAATCATGATGGTATTGATCTCCTTATCAAAGTTAACTGCAATAGTAGATACAATATCATTAACACTCTGGTTGACTGTGGCTAAGTTGACAATAATATTATCTAATTTAATATTAGGGGTAACGGGATTTTGAATTAATCTGAATCTCAAATTCGGAGAATTATACCATTCATTAATTCTAATAATCTTATTTGCCGGCCTGTTATAGGTATTTATATTATGAAAGCTTTCTGTCACATAGCTATACAGTCCTGTAGACTGTCCTTCTTCCGGCAATACCACTTCGTATGTTCCGTTTCCTTTTGGTCGTAATGTAATCGGGTAATTTACCTGTTGAAGATGTTTTTTATCGATATCAAGAAATACAGGGGAATCATCTTTATCCAAATAAGTAGATTTGATAAGCCCTTTGGTAGAGTAATTTACAAAAAGGTTTAGTTCTTTAACCAAATATTCATTGTGAGATCTGGAAAAGAGCATTTTCTTCAAGTAAACCCCATCCTGATTTCCTCCCTGTCCCCAAATGAAATTGATAGACTGATTAGGGCTAAAATAACTTGAAGTATTATTAGAAATACTTAAAGATAAATCTGAAGCATATACATTTTGAGCATAATATTTACTATACACCCAAGAAATAGCATAGCCAATAAGAAACATAAAGGCAAACCAATACCAGTTTTTGAGTAATCTTCTTAAAAAATGTTCAATATCAAACAGTGCGAAAGTTCCGTACTTTTCTTTGGGAGCTTCACTTTTTCCTACGTTAGTATCTTTTCCTGGAATCATGGGATTAAAGTCTTTGTAGGATTGTATATAGAGTTAATGCCGTTGTAATTGCCGTTACACCAGTAAGCAGGGTCTGGATAGGGTCTTTACCGAATCCGTTCAAGCTTTTTCTTCTGGTATTAAGGTAAATTTCGTCACCATTCTGTACATAGTAATAAGGAGAATTCATCAGGTCTTCACGGGTAAGATCTATTTTAGCAATTTTGATTCCTTCCGGAAGTTTCCTGTGGATCACAATTTCTTTTTTATCAATTGTTCTGTTTAACCCACCATTGATTGCCAATGCCTCAGTAATTGTAAGTGTATTTTTATGAGCTACTTTTTCTCCGGACAGCCCTGTAGTCTCTACATCACCAAGGATATAGTAGGTAATCCCGTCCGTATTTAATCTTACTTCGGATTTTCCTTCCTGAAAGTTTTCATTTACTTTAACCTGTATTTCCTTTGCAACATCATCAAGGGTTCTTCCTTCCGCTTTAATGTAGCCTATTCCAAAGACATTAATATCTCCATTGATATCCACTTTTAGTCCATTAAAATAGAAATTAACATTTCCACCGATAGTTGAACCTACACCACCAGCTCTTCCGCCCATTGTGGCAGCACTATTGACAGCTCCGCCACCGGTTCCGCCTGACGTATTATAAGCAGAATAAAACTGTGCCGCATCTCCTTTAGGAGTAGTCACAATATTAAGGTTAAGCATATCATTTTTGGTAATCCTGTAAACAGGAATGTTGTAGGGAACAAGACCTTCTTCATTAATTACAAGGCTTTCACTTGGCTGTAAATATCTTACATCCTTTGTTGTGATACACGAAGTAAATAGAAAGGGTAATAATATTAAAAATAAATATTTAAAATTCTTCATCATATTTGAATATTGTTTACAAAAGTAATATTTAATTGTTAATTTTTGTTATTTCTTAATCGATATATCAAATCCGGCAAATATGCCCCCATAAAGCCTAATAAAACAATTATCAAAAGCAGCAGGTTCACGTTGATATGTCTTAAATAATAGGCTACCGTTACAATCATTAAATAATATAAAATAATGTAGAATGTAGATCTTCTGTGCGTAAGATCTAGTTTTAATAATTTGTGATGAATATGGTTTTTATCGGCATCAAAAGGCGACTTTTTATTGTAAAGTCTCACAAATATCACATTAAGGGTATCCACAATCGGTAGGATAAGAATTGCTACGGCTACTACAGGAGCAGATTGCAGGTGGTACCTTGGAACATCTGCCAGTTTTTTGTCTATAAAAATATCTATAAAACAAATAGAAGTAAAGGCCAATAGGAATCCTAAAAGCATTGACCCTGTGTCTCCCATAAAGACTTTATTCGTTCTGTAATTAGACAGATTATAATATAAAAATGCTAAAACAGTTCCGATAATTACTACCGACAAAACTACCAACGGATAGTTGTACTCACCTAATCTATAATAACTTATCCCAAACATTGCACTGCATATCACAGAATATCCGCCTGCAAGCCCATCAATCCCATCAATCAGGTTGAAAGCATTGATCAGAATAATAAATGTAATAATACTGAATAAAATACTCACAAAATATCCCAGTTCATAGACTCCGCATATCCCAAATAAGCTTCTGATTCTGATATCTGAACCAATGACGATTAATGAAGACACTAAAATTTGCGCCACAAGTTTTTTATAGGCTCTCATGACCACAATATCATCCATCACCCCAATATACAGAAGGATAATCAGGGAGGCAAACAGGAATTTATAAAGGTCAAACAATTCGTAAGCAAAAATGGAAGCACATATCCCGATGGAATAAAAGATAGCAATCCCCCCAAGATTAGGAATTTTTCTAAGATGTGAACTTCTGATACCCGGTTCATCCATCAGGTTTTTCCTTCTGGAAATCTTTACAATAGTAGGTATGGAAAAAAAGGTAATTAAAAATGAGAATACGAAACCTAATCCTATTTTTATGTAGAAAATAGGTATTCCCGATCCGCTTAAGAACAATTCAAAGTTTTTCATTCTTTTCTTATCCAGTACACATTATTTCTCTCCAATTAAACTGATGATCCATGTATGTCTTCATCATGTTCTACAGTCCGAAACAATAGTACTTACATTTGTGTTTATATCAATTTTCTTATCAACTTTTTCTGTCCGGCAAAAAATAACAGATAAAAAATCTTTTTTTTCACCGGCAAAGATAAAAGATAATTTTTACCAAAACGACTATAGTTCAATATATCTTGAATTTTTATTTGTCTTTCTTTTATAAAAACTGACAGTTTATCAGCCATGCTGTAAAACATCTTTTCATCTTTTACAAAAGCCAGATAGGCCAGAAAAGAATACACTCCTTCAAAAATCTGGAAGCATTTAAGTTCTCTATCTTTGTGAGCGTATTTGGATGTGCCAAATACACTTTCCACATCCTGCACTGCCTTCAGTATATCAAGTCCTTTTTCCGTATGGGTTTTAGTAATGGAATCAGTACGCTCCAGATATTGATAATGAAAGCTTTGCGTTTGCGCAATAATTTCACATTCCAGTAACAACTGTGGAATCAACTGAATATCTTCAAAATGAACGCCTTTTTTAAATCTTTTCTGATTAAAAAGTTTTTTTTTGAATAATTTGTTGCAGGCAAAATAGCTGATATCCGAAAAAACAGAGAAGTGATCTTCCAGTGTTATTTTTTCCGGCATATTGGAAATTTGCGTCAGCTTTTGAGTGATCTGCCCATTTTCATCTACTTTCTGAATGTTACAGATTACTATTTCTGCCAGATGTTTTTCAGCCAGATAAAGCATTTCTTCAAACATGGTTTCCGTAACATAGTCATCACTGTCTACAAAGCCAATATAGTCTCCTGTTGCTCTTTCCAAACCAAAATTCCTGGCATCACTTAATCCCCCATTTTCTTTGGTAAAGGCTTTTATTTTATCGGAATATTTCTCCGTATAGTTTTTAATAATTTCCCCTGAATGATCTTTACTCCCATCATCCACTACCAGAATTTCAATATTCTGATGGGTCTGTTTCACCAGAGAATCGAGGCATTTTGTCAAATAGTTTTCGACATTATAAACGGGAACAATAATTGAAATTCTTGAGGGAACGTTGGCCATACATTAAAATTTCGTCAGTCTTGCATTCAACCAGCCTTTTTTAGCATCATCAAAATCTTTTCTTGAGCAAGGAATGCAGTTTTCTATATTTTCATCATCACCAAAATACCACAAATTACTGAAAGTATCACGCTTAAACGCAAATTGTTTGTCATCTATCAAAACATAGAACAACTCATATTGTCTTTCCTTAGGATGGGAATGCTGAATATTGATTCCTTCGATCAGATACCATAGCATTTGTGCTAACAGCTGATGATTCAGTTGGTTTTCCGAATAAATATTATAATTAAAGATTCCTACCGTTTTCAGATTTTCACTTAATCCGATCTCTTTCATGTAAGCGCAAATTTCCCTCCTGTTCAACCCATTCACCTGTGGATTCATAGAAAATGGTTCACTGAAACTTTCTATGGCATCACAATTTACTGTCACCAGGTCTGTTTTTCTGAAGAAAGGTTCTGTTTTTTCGGTAGAGTTCATCATTTCAGCTAAACGGATGATGTCAAATTCCACTTCTTTAATCAACCGTACAGAATCCATTTCATTTAAATGCTTCTGATAGCCTAAATGGTGATAATTTTTAATGGAAAAATTCTTAGCTCCAAAAATTTTCCCCAAAAAAGTATATTCATTAATTTCTTCTCCCTGTTTAAGCGAAATGATATTGCTGATCTGGGTATAATTGATACTTTTCTGATGGAAATTCAATGCTGAAAACAGTGAAAAAGCAAAATCATTAGAACCGCCAATAATCACCGGAAGCGCTCTTTTATAATGACAGGCAGATAAAACTTCCTGTAAAATATAATGGGTATCCTGAACAGATTTTCCTGAGACTAAATCACCAAGATCCACAATCGGAATTTCAAAATCCAACTGTGAAAGTTTATAAAATTCTTTTCTGATTGCTGTAAAATCCTGTACTTCTGCATCACCTCCCGCTCCTCTGTAATCTGATACAAATAAAAGAACAATACTGTCTTCTTTTATATCTTTTGTAATCCGGTTACCGATCTGCCAGCTTTCTGTTTTAAAATTTCTTGGCGAAATGATAAAGTCTTCAAAATCCATATTTTAACCTAAAAATATAATCGTTTAATAATTTCTTGATATAACAAACATACAAAAAACGTGGCAACTGGGAATCCTGCGGAGACTTTTATTCATAAAAAAAAGCCGTTAATACTATTTGTTAACGGCTTTTTTTATTTAATTAATATTATTTCTTCTTAGCGGCTGGTTTTTTAGCTGCTGTAGTCTTCTTAGCAGTTGTCGCTTTTTTCGCTGCAGGTTTTTTCTTTTCTGCAAAGGCATTTTTATCCTGATCTGTGATCCATTTCTTCACTTCTTCCAGGGAAATCTCTTTCAATTCTTCTGCATCGTATTTCGTATCATCATTTTTCTTCGGAATTTTGAACATCGCTTTTCCAAATTTGATGAAAGGTCCCCATCTTCCATTTTCAAGGGAAATTTTTTCTTTTTCCCATTGCTGGATGTATCGGTTGGCTTCTTTTTCAAGCTTAGCGTCAATCAGTTCATTGATATCGCTTTGAGAAAGATTATCGAAGTTATATTTCTTAGGAACATTTACAAAAATATCTTTGTATTTGATAAATGGTCCGAATCTTCCTGATCCCTTGGTTACAGGTTCTCCTTTATAAGTAGCAATCGGAGCATCTGCTTTTTTCTTCTCATTAATAATCTCTTCTGCACGGTTTTGATCTACAGAAAGCGGATCTTCCCCTTTTGGAATACTAATGAACGTTTCTCCCCATTTGACATAAGGACCGAATCTTCCTACCC from Chryseobacterium indologenes encodes the following:
- a CDS encoding DUF6089 family protein, whose protein sequence is MNKKLLFSFLAFLGVVSVKAQRNELGVRLGMSNLVGDVGSTSYILQKPLDLNRMSDWGIPFYGGILYRFNFNPHQTVRLDLGYNQVQFSDKAAKEEYRRNRNAYGKNNVYEASLMFEYNFFPVNNEQISMVSPYIFGGVGALMFDAPKANLSHDFRRDPDGVALAPINEMDFKTTTEYSLGKKVTMHIPFGVGLKYKFNHSWAIFAEATFRYTLTDQLDHSKILSEDVKSSFNADILDPASGGSLLQSGNYYAVAKEREEEFIKKRNIGDDRSKDWLNTFSLGLTFSFGRPPCYCD
- a CDS encoding exopolysaccharide transport family protein, with protein sequence MIPGKDTNVGKSEAPKEKYGTFALFDIEHFLRRLLKNWYWFAFMFLIGYAISWVYSKYYAQNVYASDLSLSISNNTSSYFSPNQSINFIWGQGGNQDGVYLKKMLFSRSHNEYLVKELNLFVNYSTKGLIKSTYLDKDDSPVFLDIDKKHLQQVNYPITLRPKGNGTYEVVLPEEGQSTGLYSYVTESFHNINTYNRPANKIIRINEWYNSPNLRFRLIQNPVTPNIKLDNIIVNLATVNQSVNDIVSTIAVNFDKEINTIMIINKKGYNLNSTVNFLNKSVAELQKKRLEDKNTVNKNTTAYLQGSLDGIRKKLDSAALVLNYLKTSEKLYNIKDRDEKSLEKIKDLEAKKADIVSKITSLNNIKNTLQSQNFDKMIATNAAGFEDGFFSASVSELKALYTKRSELAQIYKPASEPMKEVNRLINEAKTGSFNSLKNYYTKYYDEINKIDSQVADANSDLTSYPEKERKYLDAERGYNMIEATYNSLLNRQNEAQMNVATNQSDISVIDPAKNIGQRPVSPNIKMAKAGIIGGMLFLPVLFILIGELLDNKIRNIKELLGVTRIPLLGVIGNNSSENMLTVLEQPKSSVSEAFRGIRANMRFLMNNEDEKGKVILVTSSVGGEGKTYVSINLASVLGLSDKKTILLGMDLRKPKIFGDFKIDNKYGISNYLTGEVNIDQIINHTTIPNLDVATSGPIPPNPSELLMSQKNVRFLEELKEKYDFIIIDSPPVGLVADSYELMKYSDANIYVVRHEYTEKYMMKLITEKYQNNEIEHLGLIYNDYNTKQGYGYGYGYGYGYGYGYFDEDKNYKEPLLIRIRNRMQRMFNKK
- a CDS encoding polysaccharide biosynthesis/export family protein — encoded protein: MMKNFKYLFLILLPFLFTSCITTKDVRYLQPSESLVINEEGLVPYNIPVYRITKNDMLNLNIVTTPKGDAAQFYSAYNTSGGTGGGAVNSAATMGGRAGGVGSTIGGNVNFYFNGLKVDINGDINVFGIGYIKAEGRTLDDVAKEIQVKVNENFQEGKSEVRLNTDGITYYILGDVETTGLSGEKVAHKNTLTITEALAINGGLNRTIDKKEIVIHRKLPEGIKIAKIDLTREDLMNSPYYYVQNGDEIYLNTRRKSLNGFGKDPIQTLLTGVTAITTALTLYTILQRL
- a CDS encoding glycosyltransferase family 4 protein, which codes for MKNFELFLSGSGIPIFYIKIGLGFVFSFLITFFSIPTIVKISRRKNLMDEPGIRSSHLRKIPNLGGIAIFYSIGICASIFAYELFDLYKFLFASLIILLYIGVMDDIVVMRAYKKLVAQILVSSLIVIGSDIRIRSLFGICGVYELGYFVSILFSIITFIILINAFNLIDGIDGLAGGYSVICSAMFGISYYRLGEYNYPLVVLSVVIIGTVLAFLYYNLSNYRTNKVFMGDTGSMLLGFLLAFTSICFIDIFIDKKLADVPRYHLQSAPVVAVAILILPIVDTLNVIFVRLYNKKSPFDADKNHIHHKLLKLDLTHRRSTFYIILYYLMIVTVAYYLRHINVNLLLLIIVLLGFMGAYLPDLIYRLRNNKN
- a CDS encoding glycosyltransferase family 2 protein produces the protein MANVPSRISIIVPVYNVENYLTKCLDSLVKQTHQNIEILVVDDGSKDHSGEIIKNYTEKYSDKIKAFTKENGGLSDARNFGLERATGDYIGFVDSDDYVTETMFEEMLYLAEKHLAEIVICNIQKVDENGQITQKLTQISNMPEKITLEDHFSVFSDISYFACNKLFKKKLFNQKRFKKGVHFEDIQLIPQLLLECEIIAQTQSFHYQYLERTDSITKTHTEKGLDILKAVQDVESVFGTSKYAHKDRELKCFQIFEGVYSFLAYLAFVKDEKMFYSMADKLSVFIKERQIKIQDILNYSRFGKNYLLSLPVKKKIFYLLFFAGQKKLIRKLI
- a CDS encoding formimidoylglutamase; translated protein: MDFEDFIISPRNFKTESWQIGNRITKDIKEDSIVLLFVSDYRGAGGDAEVQDFTAIRKEFYKLSQLDFEIPIVDLGDLVSGKSVQDTHYILQEVLSACHYKRALPVIIGGSNDFAFSLFSALNFHQKSINYTQISNIISLKQGEEINEYTFLGKIFGAKNFSIKNYHHLGYQKHLNEMDSVRLIKEVEFDIIRLAEMMNSTEKTEPFFRKTDLVTVNCDAIESFSEPFSMNPQVNGLNRREICAYMKEIGLSENLKTVGIFNYNIYSENQLNHQLLAQMLWYLIEGINIQHSHPKERQYELFYVLIDDKQFAFKRDTFSNLWYFGDDENIENCIPCSRKDFDDAKKGWLNARLTKF